The following coding sequences lie in one Methylotuvimicrobium alcaliphilum 20Z genomic window:
- a CDS encoding acyl-CoA thioesterase: MKAYEYRHIVSFEETNLVGNVYFANHIRWQGRVREIFLRDYAPDVIDALGQGLSLVTTRVSCEYFQELFALDEVLIKMFATQITQNRVTMKFDYLRVRQENTEELIASGEQQIASMMKEGTTMRPTPLPQSLRLALYEFEI; the protein is encoded by the coding sequence ATGAAAGCCTACGAATATCGGCACATCGTTAGTTTTGAAGAAACCAACTTGGTCGGCAATGTCTATTTCGCCAACCATATACGTTGGCAAGGCCGAGTACGTGAAATATTTCTACGCGATTATGCACCCGACGTGATCGATGCGCTTGGGCAAGGGTTAAGCCTAGTAACGACGCGGGTATCGTGCGAATATTTTCAGGAGTTGTTCGCATTGGACGAAGTGCTCATAAAAATGTTTGCAACTCAGATCACACAAAATCGCGTTACGATGAAATTTGATTATCTAAGAGTCCGTCAAGAAAACACTGAAGAATTGATCGCCAGCGGCGAACAACAAATCGCCTCTATGATGAAAGAGGGAACGACAATGCGCCCTACGCCACTTCCTCAATCGCTACGCTTGGCGTTATACGAATTTGAAATCTGA